CTACGAGCACAAGGTCTTTGTGCAGGGGGCCATCTGGCAGATCAATTCCTTCGACCAGTGGGGCGTGGAACTCGGCAAGCAGCTGGCCAAGGCGATCCTGCCCGAACTCAAGGGCGAGGCGGCGCCCGGGGCGCACGACAGCTCGACGCGCGGACTGCTCGATGCCTGTCGGCAATGGCGGTGCGATGGCTGACAAGGCGCGGGCGGCCCCGGGCAAGCAGCGCCGCGTCCAGCCCGCCGGCGATTTGCCGCCGCGCGACCAATTGCAGGCCCAGTATCAGGGCCATTGCGCGCGCTGGGAAGAGGCGCTGCTCAACCTCCATCGACAGATTCGCGGCCTCTTGGAGGGCAACGGCTGCAACGCGACGCTCAAATACCGCGTCAAGCGCTTCGAGAACTACTACGAAAAGTTGCACCGCGCCGAGCGCCTGGAGGCCAACGGCGCCACGGCCGCCATCTGCGATCTGCTCGGGCTGCGCATCATCTGTCCATTTCTCGAGGACATCGAGGCCGTCGAGCGGCTGCTGACGGCCAATTTTCCCGTCATCGAGGTCGAGCACAAAGGCGCCCAGCATTCCTTCCGCGAGTTCGGCTACGACTCGGTGCACCTGCTGGTGCGGCTTGATCCGCGTCAGGCGCGCATCAATCTGCCGGCCACGCGCAACGTCTGCGAGATCCAGCTGCGCACCACTCTGCAGGACGCCTGGGCCGAGGTCGAGCATGAGCTGGTGTACAAATCGCCCAGCGCCCTGCCCAAGGAATCGGTCAAGCGCAAGCTCGCCGCGCTCAATGCGATTCTGACCCTCTCGGATCTCATGTTCCAGGAGATCCGAGATTTTCAGAAGGAGATCCGCAAGCGCGACGAACAGCGCCGCACCGCCCTGGGTGAGCTGCTGCACCTGCCCGGCATTCTGTGCCTGCCGCAGAGCGGCGGCGTTTTGGACGGCGAGCCCGCCTTGCCCCTGGCGACATCCGCCGGGGCGGCCGGCGGGCGGCTGGAAAAAGCCATGCTGGCCGCCCTTGATGCCCACAGCCGGGGCGAGTTGGACCTCGCCGAAAGTCTTTACGGACAGATTTTGGAGATGAAACTCGATCCCAAGATCCGCGCCCTGGTCTACAACCATCGGGGCATGGCGCGCTTCGTGGCGGGCAGGTATCGCGAGGCCCTGCAGGATTTTTCCCAATCCCTGCGTTTCGCGGACGACAATGCCCGCGCCCTGGTCAATCGCGGCCTGTGCAATCGGCTGCTGGGGCGACTGCCCCAATCCCTCAAGGATTTCGAGGACGCCCTGGCCCTGGCGCCCGCCAATCTGGATGGTTACTGGGGGCGCGCCCAGACCTGTTATGAAATGGGGCTGCTGGGCCGTGCCCTGGCCGACTGCGAAAAGGCTTTGAGTTTGCAGGCGGATTTTGCCCCGGCGCGCAACCTGGCCCAGGCCATTCGCCGCAATTTGCTCTGACGAGTGTCGAGAAGGAGAACCGAGGATGATGGATCTGACCACCCGCTACATGGGGCTTTCCCTGCCAAATCCGCTGATCGTCGCCAGCAGCGGCCTGACGGGAAGCGTCGAGGGCGTCAAGCGTTGCGCGGACGCCGGCGCCGGCGCCGTGGTGCTCAAATCCCTGTTCGAGGAACAGATCCTCGCGCAAACCCAGGCCCTCGGCGAGTACGCCGATTACGCAGGCCACGGCGAGGCGGCCGAATACCTTCACGGCTACGGCCGGGAGTTGGGGCCGCGTACCTATCTCAAGCTGGTGGAAGAGGCCAAGGGCGCGGTCGCGGTGCCCGTCATCGCCAGTCTCAACTGCAAGTCCGCCTCTTCCTGGGTGGATTACGCGCGCAAGCTCGAAGCCGCCGGCGCCGATGCCATCGAGCTCAACCTCGCGCTGATGCCCGTGGCCGAGGCGCAGCCCGCCGCAGCGGTGGAAGAGCTCTATCTGCGCATCGTCCGCGAAGTCAAGGCGCGGGTGAACATTCCCGTGGCGGTCAAGGTCGGCCCCTATTTTTCCGCCTTCGCCCATTTCGCCAGGAAGCTGTGCGGCGACGTCATGGAGGGCCCCGGTTTTTCCGTCGGCTGGTGCGGCCCCGGCCCCACGGAAAAAAACACCCGCTGGCGCGGCGCCGACGCCCTGGTGCTGTTCAATCGCTTCTATCAGCTCGACATCGATATCGAGCAGTTGAAGCTGGTGGCGGGCAACCCCTACAGCTCGCCCGCGGAAATCCACACCCCCCTGCGCTGGGTGTCGCTGCTGGCTGGCCGCATCGACGGCGATCTGGCGGCGACGACCGGCGTCCACGAGGGCCGCGATGTCATCAAGCAACTGCTCGCCGGGGCCCAGGTCGTGCAACTGTGCTCGACCCTTTACCTGCATGGGCTGGGGCGCATCGCGCAACTCCGCGAGGAGCTCTGCGCCTGGATGCAGGCCCAAGGCTTCACCAGCCTCGATGCGTTTCGCGGGCGGCTCAGCCAGGCGCAAAGCCCGAGTCCCGAGGATCACGAGCGCTTGCAGTACGTCAAGCTTTTCTCCGGGTTGGATTAGCTTTTTCGGGGAGGCTCACAGATAGCTGCGCGCGCCGACGAAGGTGCGCTGATAGTAGCTGTTGGAGAGGTGTTCGACGCGCACGCTCTGACCGCTGCGCGGCGCGTGAATGAAGCGGCCGCCGCCGATATAGAGGCCCACGTGGGATACCTGGCCGCCGCCGCGCGTGGCGAAGAACACCAGATCGCCCTGCTGCAGGCGGCTGGGGTCCACGGGGCGCCCGACGTTGAACTGACTCGCCGAAACGCGCGGCAGATCCAGACCGTTGAGGCGGTAGCAGACCAGGGTCAGGCCGCTGCAATCAAAACCATCATCCGCCGAGGCGCCGCCCCAGCGATAGGGCACGCCGATGAACTGTTGCGCCGTGCGCACCAGCTCATCCCGCAGATCGCCCGCGCCGCCGCGGCGAATCCGCGCCAGGGCGTAATCTTGCGGCGCGACGATGAAAAACTCGCCGATCAGACCCTGCGCCTGCAACTGCTCGGCCTGGGCGCGTGCCGCTGAATGGCTGGCATGATTGCCGAAGCGCACCTTGTAGAGCCCGGCATCAAGGAAATAAAACGCATCAATGCCGCGCTGATTGAGACTGCGCTCAAACCGCGCCGCATTGTCCAGGCTGGCGAAAGCACCGACCTGGACGGCATAACCCAGTTCGCGCAGGCTCGGTTGCGGCGCGGGCGCCGGAATCAGCAGGGCATCCAGCGAAGCGGGCTCGGGGGCGCGCGCCACGGAGCATCCGCTCAGCACCAGGGCGACCAGCAGGCACAGGACAACAACAGGCTTCATCAGGTCTCGCCGCGCGGTTTCGGATCCACAGGCCGTATTCAACGACCTCAAACAAACACCCCTACCTTAGCAAAGCCGCCCGTCTGAAGCAAATGCCTTGTTAGAATCTTGCAATATCACGCGGCCGCCAAGGGACGTCCGTCCTCAATGCGTGCAGCTTTCACAGACAAAGGCCGATTTTTCCCCCGACTCGGCCACCGCTTCGGTAAAGCGATCATGCAGCATGTCGCCGCGCTCGCCATAGGTTTTTTCGCGGCCCCGCGGGATGTCGTGAGGATCGCAGCTGATACACACGAAGGGGTTTTTTTCCTGCAATTCTTCCACGGCTTCCATCACCCGGTCTCTCATGGCGAACTCCTTTCGACTTGCATTTGTGACTCATTTTATCACCAATTGCCCGCCCTTTCCAGCGCCGGGTCAAGTGCCCCCTTGCGGAAAAGCCCCAGGGCGATCAAGTAATTGAAATATCTATTGGAAACCGGGTGCGGGACGACCCGTGCGGATTAAAATCGCATTTCAGTAGAGATTTTTTATTGACAATCGCTAATCATTGGTCTAGTTAAAGATTTTATTCTTTTCTTTCATCACCATTTGACACTGTCGGGGGTGCCCATGAAAAAAATGCGCTTTGTGTTTCTTTCCGCCGCTCTGGTCGCGACTTTGGCGGCGCTGCCCGCCCAGGCTCGGCCGACCCTGGTCGCGGCCAAGGTCGCCGCGGCCCCCGTGATCGACGGCGCGGCCGCCGACGCCGCGTGGGCGTCGGCCGAGGAACTGCGGGTTCGCGACCAGGTCGCCGAGGTCGATATCTCGCTCAAGGCGGTGTACACCGCGGAGGAGATCTTCTTTCTGGTGTCCTACGCCGATCCCGAGGAAAATCGCCTGCACAAGCCCTGGGTGTGGAACAAGTCCCTGGAGAGCTATGTGCCCGGGCCGCAGCGTGAGGATTCCTTCACCTTCAAGTGGAACATGATGGATCGCCCCGTTGATCTGTCCAACTTTTCCGACGACAGCTATCGCGCCGACGTCTGGTACTGGAAGGCCGGGCGCTCCGATCCCTCGGGTTACTCCGATGACCAGACGCACATTCTCTCCGATACGCCTGATCGCCGTGCCCAGGAGGTCACCAGCCGCAGCGGCCGCAAGCGCTACCTGGTGCGCCCGCCCGATGCCGGAGACGCGGCGTCGGAGCCGCGCCTGGTGCTCGATTACGAGGGCGAGGTGGTGGACCAGTTCACGCATCGCGCCCCCACCGGCAGCCGCGCCGACATCAAGGCCAAGGGCGTCTGGAAGGACGGCCGCTGGACCATCGAGTTCGCGCGCAAGCTCGACACGGGGCACGACGACGATCTGCGCTTTGACCCCAAGGCCGGTCTCGACTATCTGTTCGGCGTCTCCATCTACGGGCTCTACGGCGAACCCCTCGATCCCTCCCAGCCGACCCGCTACGGCCAGGGGCGCATTTCCGAGCTGATTCACCTCAACTTCGCGCCCTAGGCGCGCGGCGGCCGGTATGGCGCGGCCGGGGATGAGAACCATGACAGCGCGACGACTTTCGATCAAAACGGCGAGGATTCTTGGACTCGGGGCGATGGTGATCATCATCGCCCTGCTGAGCCTTCTGTCGGTGTATCTCACCGATCGGCTCGACACCGAGCTGCGGCACGGCATGGCCTTTCGCGCCCGGGTGCAGGCCCTTGATGGGTTGCTGAACGAATTCATCGAGGCGCGCGGTCGCCTGACCCAGTTTGTCATCGAGGAAGAAACGGATGTTTCTCCTCTGGTCGGCCAGGTCAGGGCCTTGCAGACCAAGGCGGAAACCATGCTGGAAGGTTTTCCCGAGGGCGAGGATCGTGGGCTCGTGGAGGAATTTGTCGGGCAGATCCGGCAATATCGCGCGGCCATGGCCGCCTATGCCTACGAGCTCTCGTTGCGGCGCACCGGTGACGGCGCGCGCAGCTGGGAAAAGAATCTGATGGACATCGAGCGCAAGGCGCACGATCTGTCCCTTGAGCTCAAGAACCGCTTTCGCCAGAGCATGACCAAGCGCGACCAGGCCCTGGCCGAGTTGGCCCGGCAGGGACGTTTCTTCAGCCTGGCCTTCGGCGCGATGGGCCTGCTCTCTGCGCTTTTGGTGGCTCTGCTGCTGCAACGCGCCCTGAAAAAGCCGGTCCAGGATCTGGTGCGGGTCGCCGAGGCCGTCGCCGGCGGCGATCTGGCGCAGAACGTTCAGGGAGACGCGCGCGACGAACTGGGCACCCTGGCATCGGCCATCGCCGCCATGATGGGCAGCCTGCAGCGCATCGTGCGCCAGATCCAGAAAACCACCGGCGAAATGGAGGGCTCGGCGGCGCAGCTCAGCCGCCTGGCGACCGAGGTCTCCGGCGGGGCGTCGCGTCAGGAACAGGAGATTTTCAGCGCCAACGCCTCCGTCGCCCAACTCGACGCCATCGTGCACCAGATTTCCGACCAGGTGCAGCGCCTGACCGACAGCCTCAACCGCTCCTCGAGTTCCACGGAGCAGATCACCGCGGCCATTCGGGAAACCTCCTCCTTGTCGGATTCACTGGCCGTTGAGGTCGAGCAGATCACCAGCGCCCTGGTGGAAATGAACGCCAACGTGCAGGAGATCGTGATTTTTCTCGATTATCTCAGCGACGCCTCGCGCGAGATGAGCTCGTCTGCCGAGGAAATGGCCGAATCGAGCGGCCTGGTCGGCAGCAACGGCCGCGAGGCGACGCGCCTGGCGCGCGAAGTCAAGGAAGTGGCCGAGGCGCGCGGCCTGGACCTGCTGGCCGAAATGGAAAAAGTGACGGCGAAAAACAAGGAACTGGTCGAGGATTATCGCGACTTCATTGCCGGCCTTGATAAAAAATCCAGCGAAATCGGCCGCATCGTTCACGTCATCGGCGGCATCGCCGAGCAGACCAACCTGTTGTCGCTCAACGCATCCATCATCGCCGCCCAGGCGGGCGAGCACGGCCGCGGCTTCGCCGTGGTCGCCGACGAGGTGCGCAACCTCTCCTTCGCCACCTCCAACAACCTTCGGGAGATCAGCGAGGCCATCGGCGGCGTGCAGAACGAGGTCGAGCAGGCGGTGCACAAGGTCGAGCGGCTGCTCGATGGGGCCGATTCGAGCCTGGCCGCGACCAAAAGCGTGGGCGCTGTTCTCAAGGACATCGTCACCTACTCCAACCGCTCCCTGGAGATGGCCGGCAGCATCGAGGTCGCCGCCCAGGAGCAGATGCACCGCAGCCAGGAGATGAAGCGCAAGGCGACGACCAACGCCGAGCAGGTTTATAAAGCCAAGGATATGATCGGCGAGCAGAAAAAGGGCGCGGGGATGATTCTGATGTCCTCGGAGAACCTGCGCGACGTGGTCCTGGCCCTCAAGCGCAACACGCGCGAGCAGGCCGAGGGCAGCGCGGTCATTTCGCGCTCCATGATCGAACTGCACCATTTTTCCCAGGAGATCGGCGAGGCGATGGGCAGCGAACAGGCGCTGAGCCGGGCCCTGGTGGACTCCCTGGAACAGATCAGCCAGGTGGCCAAAGCCAACATGGCGGCCACCGAGACCCTGGAGCGCGGGGTCGAGAGCCTGCGCGATCTGTCCGCGCGGCTGCAACCCGAGGTGCGGCATTTTCGTCTCGCCGAAGGTGTCGAGGAGCCGGGCTGAGGGAAAATGCCATCAAGACATTTGCCGGCGGCCCAGACCGCTGGGCGAGGAAAAAACGAAGGGGGACGCTGCCGCGTCCCCCTTCGCGCATTCAGGCGCGCGGGCGGCGCTCGACCACGGCCACGGTGAGGCGCGACACGCAGATCAGCGCGCCCCCTTCGTCGTGGATGCGGATGTCCCAGACCTGGCTGCGCTTGCCCAGGTGCAGCGGGCGCGCCGTGCCGGTGACCCAGCCGCCGCGCACCGCGCGCAGGTGGTTGGCGTTGATTTCCTGGCCGACGCAGGCTTTTTTGTGGGAATCGACGCACAGATAGGCGGCGAAGCTGCCCAGGGTCTCGGCCAGGGCCACCGAGGCGCCGCCGTGCAGCAGCCCCGCCGGTTGGATGGTGCGGGTGTCGACAGGCATGCGTGCGCTCAGATGGGCGTCACCGATTTCGGTGAATTCCATGGCGAGATGGCCGCACATGTTGTCCTGGGTCTTGCGGTTGAGATCGGCGAGATTCGGCGTGCGAAACCAGATGGACATGTGGACCTCCGGAACAGGATGACGGAAAAAATCGGGATGGGCCAGGTGCAAATTTTTACGCAAAACCGCTATAATGGCCACTCGTATTTTTCCAAGGAGCGCCTTTTGTCCCTTTTGCTTAGAATTTTCGGAATTTTTCTGCTCTGCTGGCTGCCCGTCGCGCCCCTTGCCGGGGCCGCGACGGACACGGCGGGCGAGGAGTTTCGCCTCGGCCACGAGCGGCACAAGCGCGGCAACATCCTCGATTTGCTTTTCGGCTCGGCGCCGCCCCTGCCCACGGAGCGCGGCAAGATCATCATCTACGCCTTCCATGACGCCAACGGCAACAACCAGCGCGATCCCGAGGAGCGCGAGCTGCACGAAAAAATCAGCTGCACCCTCGACGAGATCGCCTATCTTGTGCCCGCCTACATTCCCGGCCTCGATCTGAGCGCCGGCTACAGTCTGGACTGCGAGGGCGAGGAGTATCTGCCCCTGCTCATGGAGTCGCAGATCTTCATCGAGCGCCGCGGCCAGATCATCCGCATCGATTTGCCCTGCCAGAAACTCAACTGAGCGCCTGAAAAAACCTTTCTGAAAAAATTGTTTTCACCGCCGAGAGCGCTGAGAACGCTGAGAAAAATCGCAGTATTTTTCCGGGATCCGCCACTGCGTTCTCTGCGTTCTCCGCGGTAAAATTTGATCTGATCTTTCCCCTCTCCGCTAAAAATCCGAAACCTTGGTTTATAATGAAGAACGAGAGTAGCCCAACGTCCAGTCACGGGGAGGAAGACCAATGGCCAACAGCAGCACTCCGACGCTCGCCCAGCATGTTGCCGCGGTCAAGCAGGGCAAACGCCGCTTCGAGAACGCCTTTCAGGGCGTGGCGCGCATGATCCTGGAAAACGAGATCGAGAAGGTCGTCGTCAACGCGCGCACCACCTATGATTTCAAAATTTTCCGCCAGGGACGCCGCCATCCGGTGGGTATGTACGACGAGATCAACAGCTTCGTCGCCTTCGTCAAGGACGCCGCCGAGGGCGGCTCGTCCAAGGAGATGGCCTTTGTGCTGGTGGGCGAGCCGGGCAACGGCAAGACCTTCTTCGTCGAGTATCTGTGCGGCAAGTACCGTGAATTCATCGCCCGCGAGGAAAACCGCAAGCATACCTTCCGCTTCACCGGCATGGAGCGGCTGGGCGGCTACGGCAAGATCGCGCTGATCGAGTCGCAGACCTACGAGGATCCCATGATCCTCGCCATGAATCTCTTCGATGATCCCTCCGAGAACCGCCGCTGGCTGGCCGAGAAGGGCAAGTTCAGCGACGCCGAGCTCGACGCCCTCTATGCCAACTACCGGCCCCTGGGCGCCTGCACCAGCTACATCTGGAACGACATCCGCATCCATTGCGACGGCAAGATCGATGAGATGCTCAAGTTCGTTGAGATTTTGCCCGTGCCCTTGACGGAGAGTCTCGGCACCCTGACCGGCAAGTACGCCGCCAAGGACAAGATCACCTCGAGCGCCGTCGATCTGCTCGGCGAGGAATCCATCCAGCGCCTGCTGCACATCAGCGACACCCACAACCCCTATCGCTTCGATTTGCGGCGCGGCGCCCTGGCGCGGGTCGCGGGGGGCGGCATCCACTTTTCCGATGAGATCTACAAGAACAAAAAAGACCTGGTGCAGGTCTATCTGGGCGTGATCCAAAACCGCATGATCGAGATGGACGGCTACCGCTGGCCCATCGACACTTTGATCATCGCCACCAGCAACAACGCCGAATTCAACCGCTTTCTCGCCGAGAAGGAGGAGGCGCCCATCGTCGATCGCTGCCGCGTCTGCTACGTGAGCCACAACACCAATTACAAGATGCAGAAGCAATTGACCGCCTACGCCATCGGCAGCGAGACCAAGACGACCCTCACCAAGGAACAGCTGCACCAGGATCCCAATCTCAACTACGCGGCTTCCGTGGCTTTTATCCTCTCGCGCCTGCCGCGCTCGGAAAAACTCACGCCCATCGAGACCATGAAGCTGGCCGCGGGCGAAGTGGCCGGCGAAAAGAGCATCAAGGCCCTGGCCGAGGTGATCGACGCCCTCAATCAGGAACCCGACATCACCCGGCGCTTCGGCCAGAAGGGCCTCGGCCAGCGCAACCTGGGGCGTGCCGTGCAGCTGCTCGGCGAGAGCTCGGAGACCAACGAGGGGCGCTGCATGTTCGCCTACGACATTTTCGGCGCGGTGGAAAAGATCATCCTCGACTATGTCTCCGACGCCAACGATCGCGGCAAGTACCTCGAGGATCTCAAGATCGCCAAGGAACTCTACCGCGAGCGCATCATGACCGAGATGTTCAACGCCTACATGGATGAGCCCCAGGCGATCCGCAAGGACGTGATGAACTACGTCAACATGATCATCGGCATCGATGCCGAAAATCTCGGCCCCGACAAGATGTGGAAGTACAAGGATCCGCAGACCGGCCAGCTTCGCGCCCTCAAGATCGACGAGCGCTTCATCCGCAGCGTCGAGGAGCGCCTCGGCCTCAAGACCGAGGAGCAGTGCGAGACGTTTCGCACCTCCATCCGCAAGATCTACGGGCAGAAGATCACCGTCGACCCCAACTACGACTTCATGGACAACCTGGAGCTGGTCAAGGCGGTGACGGACGTGCGCCTCAAGAGCGACATCGCCGGCGCGGGTTCCCTCATCGGTGCCCTGGCCAACCGCACCAACGAGGAAAACCAGAAGCTCTACGACCGCATGATCTCCACCATGCTCGACAAGCTGGGCTATTGCCGGACCTGCGCGCAGAAGACCATCGAGTATTTCTGCACCCAGGAGGATGAGGCTTAGGGGCGGTCCTTGGTCATTGGTCATTGGTTGAAGGCGAGCGATGAAGAAGAAAGTGCCGACTGTCGAGGAAATCAAGGTGCTGTCCCGGGGAGACTTCGACCTGCTGCTCAACATGGGTGAGCCTAAAGCGGGCTATACCGCCAATGTGCGCTCCCTCGACGAATTGCTCGAGCGTGACCGGCGCCGCGAAGCGGACGGCTTCCCGCGCAAGATTCGCGTCGGACGGATGATCAAGCCGGGCAAGGGCGACGCCAAGGTCGTGGTGGTGCCGACCACCGTCGAGGAAAAGCTCATTCACGATCCCCATTTTCGTCCGCCGGAGGAGGGCGACGAGAGCCTGGGCGGCACCGGTGAAGGCGAAGAAGGCGAGGTGATCGGCGAATCGCCGGTGCGCGAAAGCGGCGAGGCCGGTGAAGGCGGGGCGGGGCAGGGCGAGGGTGGCTCCCACGAAGTGGAGTCGAGCGCCTATGATCTGGGGCGCATCCTCACCGAGAAATTCGCGCTGCCCAATTTGCAGGACAAGGGCAAGAAGCGCTGGCTGACCCGCTACAGCTACGAGCTCACCGACCGCCATCGCGGCTTTGGCCAATTGCTCGACAAGAAGGCGACCCTGCGCCGCGTCCTCGAAACCAACCTGAGTCTGGGGCGGGTGAGCGATCCCAAAAGCCTTGATCCCAGCGAGCTTTTGATCGCGCCCGAGGATCGTGTTTATCGCATTCTCTCGCGCGAAAAGGATTACGAATCCCAGGCCCTGGTGTTTTTTCTGCGCGACTACTCAGGCTCCATGGCGGGCAAGGCCACGGAGGTGGTCTGCACCCAGCACGTGCTCATCTACAGCTGGCTCATGT
This window of the Geoalkalibacter sp. genome carries:
- a CDS encoding tetratricopeptide repeat protein, which produces MADKARAAPGKQRRVQPAGDLPPRDQLQAQYQGHCARWEEALLNLHRQIRGLLEGNGCNATLKYRVKRFENYYEKLHRAERLEANGATAAICDLLGLRIICPFLEDIEAVERLLTANFPVIEVEHKGAQHSFREFGYDSVHLLVRLDPRQARINLPATRNVCEIQLRTTLQDAWAEVEHELVYKSPSALPKESVKRKLAALNAILTLSDLMFQEIRDFQKEIRKRDEQRRTALGELLHLPGILCLPQSGGVLDGEPALPLATSAGAAGGRLEKAMLAALDAHSRGELDLAESLYGQILEMKLDPKIRALVYNHRGMARFVAGRYREALQDFSQSLRFADDNARALVNRGLCNRLLGRLPQSLKDFEDALALAPANLDGYWGRAQTCYEMGLLGRALADCEKALSLQADFAPARNLAQAIRRNLL
- a CDS encoding dihydroorotate dehydrogenase-like protein: MMDLTTRYMGLSLPNPLIVASSGLTGSVEGVKRCADAGAGAVVLKSLFEEQILAQTQALGEYADYAGHGEAAEYLHGYGRELGPRTYLKLVEEAKGAVAVPVIASLNCKSASSWVDYARKLEAAGADAIELNLALMPVAEAQPAAAVEELYLRIVREVKARVNIPVAVKVGPYFSAFAHFARKLCGDVMEGPGFSVGWCGPGPTEKNTRWRGADALVLFNRFYQLDIDIEQLKLVAGNPYSSPAEIHTPLRWVSLLAGRIDGDLAATTGVHEGRDVIKQLLAGAQVVQLCSTLYLHGLGRIAQLREELCAWMQAQGFTSLDAFRGRLSQAQSPSPEDHERLQYVKLFSGLD
- a CDS encoding C40 family peptidase, encoding MKPVVVLCLLVALVLSGCSVARAPEPASLDALLIPAPAPQPSLRELGYAVQVGAFASLDNAARFERSLNQRGIDAFYFLDAGLYKVRFGNHASHSAARAQAEQLQAQGLIGEFFIVAPQDYALARIRRGGAGDLRDELVRTAQQFIGVPYRWGGASADDGFDCSGLTLVCYRLNGLDLPRVSASQFNVGRPVDPSRLQQGDLVFFATRGGGQVSHVGLYIGGGRFIHAPRSGQSVRVEHLSNSYYQRTFVGARSYL
- a CDS encoding ethylbenzene dehydrogenase-related protein codes for the protein MKKMRFVFLSAALVATLAALPAQARPTLVAAKVAAAPVIDGAAADAAWASAEELRVRDQVAEVDISLKAVYTAEEIFFLVSYADPEENRLHKPWVWNKSLESYVPGPQREDSFTFKWNMMDRPVDLSNFSDDSYRADVWYWKAGRSDPSGYSDDQTHILSDTPDRRAQEVTSRSGRKRYLVRPPDAGDAASEPRLVLDYEGEVVDQFTHRAPTGSRADIKAKGVWKDGRWTIEFARKLDTGHDDDLRFDPKAGLDYLFGVSIYGLYGEPLDPSQPTRYGQGRISELIHLNFAP
- a CDS encoding methyl-accepting chemotaxis protein, with amino-acid sequence MTARRLSIKTARILGLGAMVIIIALLSLLSVYLTDRLDTELRHGMAFRARVQALDGLLNEFIEARGRLTQFVIEEETDVSPLVGQVRALQTKAETMLEGFPEGEDRGLVEEFVGQIRQYRAAMAAYAYELSLRRTGDGARSWEKNLMDIERKAHDLSLELKNRFRQSMTKRDQALAELARQGRFFSLAFGAMGLLSALLVALLLQRALKKPVQDLVRVAEAVAGGDLAQNVQGDARDELGTLASAIAAMMGSLQRIVRQIQKTTGEMEGSAAQLSRLATEVSGGASRQEQEIFSANASVAQLDAIVHQISDQVQRLTDSLNRSSSSTEQITAAIRETSSLSDSLAVEVEQITSALVEMNANVQEIVIFLDYLSDASREMSSSAEEMAESSGLVGSNGREATRLAREVKEVAEARGLDLLAEMEKVTAKNKELVEDYRDFIAGLDKKSSEIGRIVHVIGGIAEQTNLLSLNASIIAAQAGEHGRGFAVVADEVRNLSFATSNNLREISEAIGGVQNEVEQAVHKVERLLDGADSSLAATKSVGAVLKDIVTYSNRSLEMAGSIEVAAQEQMHRSQEMKRKATTNAEQVYKAKDMIGEQKKGAGMILMSSENLRDVVLALKRNTREQAEGSAVISRSMIELHHFSQEIGEAMGSEQALSRALVDSLEQISQVAKANMAATETLERGVESLRDLSARLQPEVRHFRLAEGVEEPG
- a CDS encoding hotdog fold thioesterase, giving the protein MSIWFRTPNLADLNRKTQDNMCGHLAMEFTEIGDAHLSARMPVDTRTIQPAGLLHGGASVALAETLGSFAAYLCVDSHKKACVGQEINANHLRAVRGGWVTGTARPLHLGKRSQVWDIRIHDEGGALICVSRLTVAVVERRPRA
- a CDS encoding serine protein kinase PrkA, translating into MANSSTPTLAQHVAAVKQGKRRFENAFQGVARMILENEIEKVVVNARTTYDFKIFRQGRRHPVGMYDEINSFVAFVKDAAEGGSSKEMAFVLVGEPGNGKTFFVEYLCGKYREFIAREENRKHTFRFTGMERLGGYGKIALIESQTYEDPMILAMNLFDDPSENRRWLAEKGKFSDAELDALYANYRPLGACTSYIWNDIRIHCDGKIDEMLKFVEILPVPLTESLGTLTGKYAAKDKITSSAVDLLGEESIQRLLHISDTHNPYRFDLRRGALARVAGGGIHFSDEIYKNKKDLVQVYLGVIQNRMIEMDGYRWPIDTLIIATSNNAEFNRFLAEKEEAPIVDRCRVCYVSHNTNYKMQKQLTAYAIGSETKTTLTKEQLHQDPNLNYAASVAFILSRLPRSEKLTPIETMKLAAGEVAGEKSIKALAEVIDALNQEPDITRRFGQKGLGQRNLGRAVQLLGESSETNEGRCMFAYDIFGAVEKIILDYVSDANDRGKYLEDLKIAKELYRERIMTEMFNAYMDEPQAIRKDVMNYVNMIIGIDAENLGPDKMWKYKDPQTGQLRALKIDERFIRSVEERLGLKTEEQCETFRTSIRKIYGQKITVDPNYDFMDNLELVKAVTDVRLKSDIAGAGSLIGALANRTNEENQKLYDRMISTMLDKLGYCRTCAQKTIEYFCTQEDEA
- a CDS encoding DUF444 family protein, with product MGEPKAGYTANVRSLDELLERDRRREADGFPRKIRVGRMIKPGKGDAKVVVVPTTVEEKLIHDPHFRPPEEGDESLGGTGEGEEGEVIGESPVRESGEAGEGGAGQGEGGSHEVESSAYDLGRILTEKFALPNLQDKGKKRWLTRYSYELTDRHRGFGQLLDKKATLRRVLETNLSLGRVSDPKSLDPSELLIAPEDRVYRILSREKDYESQALVFFLRDYSGSMAGKATEVVCTQHVLIYSWLMYQYERQVETRFILHDTEAKEVKDFHTYYNSRVAGGTKVAAAYRLVNEMVEKESLAKDYNIYVFHGTDGDDWDTDGREVLPEIEKVLTYASRVGVTVAEHAYGSSGNTEVERYLKKSGLLEKQPELLRLDVMGEDAGEPRIIDGIKKLIS